Part of the Pseudomonas sp. ADAK13 genome is shown below.
CGCACCCGAAAGCCCCGGCGCCAGGCGGCCAGTGCCAGGCCTTGCGGGCTGCAACCGCCATGGCCAGCAGTCATGAATACGGTGGTTGCCTCGCGCCAGATCTGCAGTTCTTCGCGGCGCTGGGCCACACACGCAGGTTCCAGGGCGCCCATAGCCATCAGCAGGCTCGCGGCGCCACAGGTGAAGTCGGTGGTCTGCTGGTAATAGGGCACGCTCAAGGCCCGCGCGTCCTGGTGCTGGAGGATGCGTTTTTCCAGGCGCAGGGCAGGGGCGTGGTCTTCGTAATAGTCGTTGATCAAGGCAAAGCGCCGGTAGCCATTGCGCTCGTACAGGGCAATGGCGCCGGGGTTGTCGGTGCGCACCTCCAGGCGCAGGTAGGCGCAGTCATGTTCCACGGCGCATGCTTCAATGCGCGTCAGCAATTGCTTGCCCAACCCCAGGCCGCGTGAGGACTCGGCGATGGCGATGGAATACAGGCGCGCCAGGGAGGTGCCCCGGTGGAACAGCACCAGGGCGTAGCCGAGCAAATCGCCGCCGTTTTCTGCCACCAACAGGTGCCCGTGGGCGCGGCTGACCATCCACTGGAAGCTGCGGGTGGAGAGCCGGTCCGTGGTGAAACAGTGCTGTTCCAATGCCACCAATGCAGGCACGTCATCGGGTGTTGCAACGCGAAAGGAAAGAGCCATGTGACCGCCGTAAAAGTTGCGTAACGAAACGGGACTTCTCTAAAAGATCGTGCTTAATAGAAAAGGTCTAGTTCTCTAAAGCGGATCAATCAATATGTCAGCGGTACAAGGTCATTGGCGTGAAGTATCCGAGCAAACAGTGGCGGCGACAATAACTTCCAGCGGTTATTTTTCCAGCCCTCCCAAGAGTGCAAGTCAAGTCGTGATCATTGTCGAACGCAAGGAAGACTGGGCGTCGTACTTCCCCAGCGAAGACATCGTCACCGCCCAGGAATACCTTGAGCAAACCCGGGAAAACGAGACGGGCAAGCGGGTGCAGGTGATCAACCTGTGCCGCAGCTACAAGTACCTGGGCCACGGCTACTACTGCTCGCTGCTGGCCGAGGCGCGGGGGCACAAGGTGATTCCGTCGGTGCGCACCATCAGCGAACTGACCAGGAAATCCCTCTACGGCCTGGCCCTGGATGACCTGGATAAAACCCTCGATAAAGCCTTGAGTCATCATCTCTACAGCAACACCGAAGGCTTTACCCTGACACTTTATTTTGG
Proteins encoded:
- a CDS encoding GNAT family N-acetyltransferase/peptidase C39 family protein; translated protein: MALSFRVATPDDVPALVALEQHCFTTDRLSTRSFQWMVSRAHGHLLVAENGGDLLGYALVLFHRGTSLARLYSIAIAESSRGLGLGKQLLTRIEACAVEHDCAYLRLEVRTDNPGAIALYERNGYRRFALINDYYEDHAPALRLEKRILQHQDARALSVPYYQQTTDFTCGAASLLMAMGALEPACVAQRREELQIWREATTVFMTAGHGGCSPQGLALAAWRRGFRVRMQVNVRGPLFLDGVRDQHKKDVMRLVHEAFEEELALSDVEQVLGGPLDLPQVLRDGGQPLVLISSYRLTRSKSPHWVIVTDCDEDFVYLHDPDVDHSQHRHPMDCQHLPVSHGEFERMCRFGNSKLRAAVVVFRRLA